The following proteins are encoded in a genomic region of Ornithodoros turicata isolate Travis chromosome 6, ASM3712646v1, whole genome shotgun sequence:
- the LOC135396954 gene encoding vacuolar protein sorting-associated protein 54-like, whose amino-acid sequence MSDAQSSSSSPLWTQCSHCPSKKSFKSPDEFSDHLRQQHCSKEGGSFVCRYGKNDVCTSLPVEGVSDKDYEDHVLKHHVALHNDVSTSSKQNQVQSWTPQVEGGSGSGDSSKGGVRSKRLFPDAVTPHRPWTIYDCSQNLPAVLNDPRKSRREADLFTKTWGDHFTDVGSIPPSPRIPEVDRSFFESYLAHTARRFRRLRRRSSSGAVAASSSGKVKPLRTNSRFNESLQHDVSTIPPIFMQPDFSLEDPETFNTVIPWSAFNAAARNSKEHKGPRQTSRLLQERLTHYLDIVEVQIAKQVSLRSNAFFQVMTSHDALSDRMLKMLEAVSETRLKLGSIDNSLVNGPLKVLQLKRSHSNHVAIYNKLRLIAAVHQTHPTVQRLLSTSDFVGALDVIETTREIVATELVGIQCLRHLDSQLIEIEKAIDKMMTADFLKCTSLDLNRPLSDGSHVTSEEHMTAVVFGMLRQKEHKFLELYKEEACTAVGATVKQTLIEFVSRNDDMEVSGNGNGLFEQVRHLESSKWLSLLEVVFENVGAMLLRIQAMHNIIIQTVNLAAEGEASDQSSDYQSQTEVVIDKATHASLLKSLADILVSICEHAHEGCAKLITCESKDGSLDRLSFANFVVLYRSIESFSAKCKEICKHINTPLRLALVSQANKFVNKFDEERRTKLKLLLESEQWKRVDIPVEFQNMVNHISQKGSLVLPQKEQLRGDGKPKPYLEINSEKYVIVGSALMMLSMILEYCQCVEDVPFIASDLLTRLTELLSNFNSRTSQLVLGAGALQLVGRKTITANILALSARSLQLHLYFLPKLKDHFSSHLSSQMPNMLKRLEFLQKEYADHVTEIFNKLVTVVDNMINSQLSNWEVKAPVPSPAFKAVARHLQKFHTAICEVLAPKDVKQLLQRMHSAFAARLRERLSRLEVANDGGPQHGLVAQELTFYTENLKTLGVTANFDDLWAAR is encoded by the exons ATGTCTGATGCTCAAAGCAGTTCAAGCTCGCCCTTGTGGACACAATGCAGCCACTGTCCAAGTAAAAAATCGTTCAAAAGTCCGGATGAATTTTCAGACCACCTTCGACAGCAGCACTGCAGCAAGGAAGGGGGATCATTCGTGTGCCGCTATGGCAAAAATGATGTGTGTACTTCGCTTCCCGTGGAAGGTGTGAGCGATAAGGACTATGAGGACCACGTTCTGAAGCACCACGTCGCTTTGCACAACGATG TGTCAACCAGCAGCAAGCAGAACCAAGTCCAATCGTGGACACCCCAAGTTGAGGGGGGATCGGGAAGTGGGGACAGCAGCAAGGGTGGAGTTAGGAGCAAGCGACTCTTCCCAGATGCCGTGACACCGCACAGACCGTGGACCATCTACGACTGTTCCCAGAACCTCCCCGCTGTGTTGAACGACCCTCGTAAAAGTCGAAGGGAAGCGGATCTTTTCACAAAGACATGGGGAGACCACTTCACGGACGTCGGCAGCATACCGCCGAGTCCACGAATACCCGAAGTGGATCGCTCCTTTTTTGAATCCTATTTGGCACATACGGCACGA CGATTTCGGAGACTTCGTCGCCGTTCGTCGTCCGGTGCTGTAGCAGCTTCTTCCTCGGGCAAAGTTAAACCACTGCGGACAAATTCCCGCTTCAATG AAAGTTTGCAGCATGACGTATCTACGATACCGCCG ATATTCATGCAACCCGATTTTAGCTTGGAAGACCCGGAGACATTCAACACTGTGATACCCTGGTCAGCTTTCAATGCTGCTGCTAGAAATTCTAAAGAACATAAGGGGCCAAGGCAGACATCGCGGCTATTGCAAGAAAGA CTGACACACTACCTCGACATCGTTGAAGTGCAGATTGCGAAGCAGGTCTCGTTGAGATCCAACGCCTTCTTTCAAGTCATGACTTCGCACGATGCTTTGTCAGACAGGATGCTGAAGATGCTTGAAGCTGTGTCAGAAACTAG GCTGAAGCTCGGAAGCATAGACAACAGCCTCGTCAATGGACCGCTCAAAGTCTTGCAGCTCAAACGGTCGCATTCCAATCATGTGGCTATTTACAACAAG CTGAGGTTGATAGCAGCGGTCCACCAGACTCACCCCACTGTTCAACGACTGCTCTCAACCTCCGACTTTGTTGGAGCGCTCGACGTCATTGAGACAACTCGCGAAATTGTTGCTACGGAGTTGGTAGGCATCCAATGCTTAAG GCATCTGGACTCTCAACTTATAGAAATTGAGAAAGCGATTGACAAGATGATGACTGCGGACTTCCTGAAATGCACGTCCCTGGACCTCAACAGACCCCTCAGCGACGGATCACACGTTACCAGTGAG GAACATATGACGGCAGTTGTGTTTGGTATGCTACGCCAAAAAGAGCACAAGTTCCTAGAGCTCTACAAGGAGGAGGCTTGTACGGCAGTTGGAGCAACTGTTAAACAA ACTCTTATCGAGTTTGTATCAAGAAATGACGACATGGAAGTTAGTGGCAACGGAAATGG ACTGTTTGAGCAAGTTCGACATTTAGAGTCATCCAAATGGCTCTCACTTCTTGAAGTGGTCTTCGAAAATGTTGGTGCAATGTTACTCAGGATACAG GCCATGCACAACATAATTATTCAGACGGTGAACCTTGCTGCTGAAGGCGAGGCGTCGGACCAATCTTCAGATTACCAGAG TCAGACCGAGGTGGTCATTGACAAGGCTACACATGCGAGCCTCCTCAAGTCTTTGGCCGATATCTTGGTATCGATCTGCGAACATGCCCATGAAggttgtgcaaagctgatcACATGTGAATCGAAG GACGGATCGCTTGATCGGCTGAGTTTCGCAAACTTTGTGGTGCTGTATCGTTCTATTGAATCCTTCTCAGCAAAATGCAAGGAGATTTGCAAACACATTAACACGCCCCTGCGTCTTGCACTAGTTAGCCAG gcAAACAAATTTGTAAACAAGTTTGACGAAGAACGGAGAACAAAGTTAAA GCTCCTTTTAGAGAGTGAACAATGGAAGCGAGTTGACATTCCAGTAGAGTTTCAGAACATGGTGAATCACATCAGTCAGAAAG GTAGTTTAGTGCTACCTCAGAAGGAACAGCTCAGAGGGGATGGAAAGCCAAAGCCTTACCTAGAAATCAATTCAGAGAAATATGTTATAGTTGG gaGTGCATTGATGATGCTCAGCATGATCCTAGAATACTGCCAGTGCGTTGAAGACGTCCCTTTCATTGCTTCCGACCTCCTTACTAGGCTTACAGAACTTTTAAGT AATTTCAATTCCCGGACGTCACAGCTGGTGCTCGGAGCTGGAGCACTGCAACTTGTCGGGCGAAAAACAATAACGGCAAACATTTTAG CCTTATCAGCACGATCTCTGCAACTCCATCTCTACTTTCTTCCGAAGCTGAAAGACCATTTCTCGTCGCATCTGTCGTCTCAGATGCCTAACATGTTGAAGCGGCTTGAATTTTTACAAAAG GAGTATGCTGACCATGTGACAGAGATCTTCAACAAGCTTGTCACAGTCGTAGACAACATGATCAACTCACAGCTATCAAAT TGGGAAGTGAAAGCCCCAGTGCCGTCACCAGCGTTCAAAGCGGTTGCGAGACACCTGCAGAAGTTCCACACGGCAATATGCGAGGTTCTGGCCCCAAAGGACGTGAAGCAACTTCTGCAGAGAATGCACTCTGCGTTTGCGGCACGCTTACGTGAGCGCCTTTCGAGACTGGAGGTTGCGAACGACGGTGGTCCGCAGCACGG TTTGGTGGCACAGGAATTAACGTTCTACACGGAAAACCTCAAGACACTTGGAGTGACAGCAAATTTCGATGACCTCTGGGCAGCCAGGTGA